In Alkalihalobacillus sp. FSL W8-0930, a single window of DNA contains:
- a CDS encoding ATP-dependent DNA helicase RecQ, whose protein sequence is MNLHKALYEWFGYSEFRMGQEEIIHSLLKGKDVLAMLPTGTGKSMCYQLPALMSDGLTLVISPLLSLMQDQVQELKSNGIKRVAALNSMTQSDERDEIFNQLDRYQLLYLSPEMLQSDWVIARINRVKVTYIVVDEAHCISHWGKSFRTDYRKLAPVRKKLGNPPCLAITATATKLVQVDIIQQLELQSVETYLYSVDRPTIAQHVQEASSNQHKLEQLSEYVGSLSGPGVIYFQTRKWAESASDYLRQQGHNGVSYYHGGMVHEDRLLIQQQFMSGKLQLICCTSAFGMGVNKSDIRYVIHFQPPLDLESYLQESGRAGRDGEKSISIVMYSHEDLMLSHSMIQKDTLDEFQLKTILTEVSRGKVLSEPEERSICAAVHCSDTAYQIVKHELENAGYVYKNDWKAFVVEEVYPLIKSKLDEHVKVMEERLQSMWKWIKTEDCKRETILHYFSEELEHKPDACCTSCGLRIKDSFKQEPIEETTNDEAMNWRDQLDLLFLKGVKQ, encoded by the coding sequence GACAAGAAGAAATTATTCACTCCCTGTTAAAGGGTAAGGATGTTCTTGCAATGCTTCCAACTGGTACGGGAAAGTCAATGTGTTATCAGCTTCCTGCTTTGATGTCAGATGGATTAACACTCGTCATTTCACCATTGTTATCTCTTATGCAGGACCAGGTTCAAGAGTTAAAAAGTAATGGAATTAAGCGGGTGGCCGCACTAAATAGTATGACTCAATCAGATGAACGAGATGAGATTTTCAATCAGCTTGATCGCTACCAATTGCTGTACTTGTCACCAGAAATGCTGCAATCAGATTGGGTTATTGCAAGGATTAATCGAGTGAAGGTTACATACATTGTTGTAGATGAAGCGCATTGTATTTCGCACTGGGGGAAATCATTCCGGACGGATTACCGAAAACTTGCACCTGTTCGTAAGAAATTAGGAAATCCGCCATGTCTGGCTATTACGGCAACAGCGACTAAATTAGTTCAAGTTGATATCATTCAACAATTGGAGCTTCAATCTGTAGAGACTTATCTTTATAGTGTGGATCGGCCGACGATTGCTCAGCACGTGCAGGAAGCGTCTTCTAATCAACATAAACTTGAACAACTAAGTGAATATGTCGGGTCGTTGTCAGGCCCGGGTGTTATTTATTTTCAAACTCGAAAATGGGCAGAGTCAGCATCTGATTATTTAAGACAGCAGGGACATAATGGAGTGAGCTATTATCATGGTGGAATGGTTCATGAAGACCGTTTATTGATTCAACAACAATTTATGAGTGGTAAGCTTCAGTTAATTTGCTGTACAAGTGCTTTTGGCATGGGTGTGAACAAATCTGATATTCGGTACGTCATTCATTTTCAACCGCCACTGGACCTTGAATCCTATTTGCAAGAGAGTGGACGAGCGGGTCGAGATGGGGAAAAGAGTATATCGATTGTTATGTACAGTCATGAAGACCTTATGTTATCGCATTCTATGATTCAAAAGGATACGCTGGATGAATTTCAGCTAAAAACAATCTTAACAGAGGTATCGAGGGGCAAAGTTTTAAGTGAACCTGAGGAGAGATCAATTTGTGCAGCTGTACATTGTTCAGATACAGCCTATCAGATCGTGAAACATGAGTTAGAAAACGCGGGGTATGTGTATAAAAACGATTGGAAAGCGTTTGTAGTGGAAGAGGTATATCCATTGATAAAAAGTAAACTTGATGAACATGTAAAAGTGATGGAAGAACGACTACAATCGATGTGGAAATGGATAAAAACAGAAGACTGCAAACGAGAAACGATCCTTCATTATTTTAGTGAAGAGTTGGAACATAAGCCGGACGCTTGTTGTACGTCGTGTGGGTTACGAATCAAGGATTCCTTTAAGCAGGAACCTATAGAGGAAACTACAAATGATGAAGCAATGAATTGGCGAGACCAGCTTGATCTCCTATTTTTAAAAGGCGTGAAACAATGA
- a CDS encoding CPBP family intramembrane glutamic endopeptidase: MKEENVKNIKYMSTRILYLNAYLTQVVLLLLAGALIWVFNIPLEQMIRLQSEVLFSMIGIGLLVAGIVLLCEWVLTKIVSKEALDDGGINKLIFGRMSVIHILIFCLLVSVVEELLFRAVIQTLIGLVGASLLFAIIHVRYLRKPVLFGVMVTVSFSLGLLFQWTNHLVAPITAHFFINFIAALFIRFPLKKSTRSEIH; the protein is encoded by the coding sequence ATGAAAGAAGAGAATGTTAAAAATATAAAATATATGTCGACGAGAATTCTCTATCTTAACGCGTATCTGACGCAGGTCGTTCTTTTGCTACTTGCTGGAGCATTGATATGGGTTTTTAACATTCCTCTAGAACAAATGATTCGTTTACAGTCCGAAGTTCTGTTTTCAATGATAGGAATAGGTCTGCTTGTTGCAGGTATCGTCTTACTTTGCGAGTGGGTATTAACGAAAATTGTCTCTAAAGAGGCCCTGGATGACGGGGGCATCAATAAACTAATTTTTGGACGAATGTCCGTTATTCATATCTTGATTTTTTGTTTATTAGTAAGTGTAGTTGAAGAATTGTTATTCCGGGCGGTCATTCAAACGCTGATTGGTTTAGTGGGGGCAAGCTTGCTCTTTGCTATTATTCATGTGCGTTACTTAAGAAAACCTGTACTCTTCGGAGTAATGGTTACCGTTAGTTTTAGCTTGGGTTTGCTTTTTCAATGGACAAATCATTTAGTGGCACCAATCACCGCGCATTTTTTTATTAACTTTATTGCTGCGTTGTTTATTCGTTTTCCCTTAAAGAAATCAACAAGGAGTGAGATTCATTGA
- a CDS encoding DUF2663 family protein, with translation MNVQPNLKDNPVAKQIVDELIKRKTKLDQFEKRKNKASLIVLLLSLVFALFGVSWGGHGMLGLPVSLNGFFGIFLAMSMGIGLFRMVHFNKKTEKADKEFEELREEFISRQEEFWQDDRNWKERHKVFTQLQNTHDINVFYR, from the coding sequence ATGAATGTTCAGCCTAACCTAAAGGACAACCCTGTAGCTAAACAAATTGTTGATGAGCTAATCAAACGAAAAACAAAACTTGATCAGTTTGAAAAAAGAAAAAATAAAGCAAGCCTTATTGTTTTACTACTAAGTCTTGTATTTGCTCTGTTTGGCGTGAGCTGGGGAGGGCATGGAATGCTGGGACTACCAGTATCCTTAAATGGATTCTTCGGCATCTTCCTAGCTATGTCAATGGGTATAGGATTATTCCGCATGGTTCATTTTAATAAGAAAACGGAAAAAGCAGATAAAGAATTCGAGGAATTACGGGAAGAATTTATTTCTCGGCAAGAAGAATTTTGGCAGGACGATCGAAATTGGAAAGAACGCCACAAGGTGTTTACACAGCTTCAGAATACGCATGATATTAATGTATTCTACCGTTAA
- a CDS encoding M20 family metallopeptidase produces the protein MSTLFDRLETLYPEMVDIRRKLHAEPELSFHEVNTPAFIADYLEELGVEVKRNVGGRGVVGYIKGELPGKTVALRADFDALPIQEDTGLDFSSKTPGVMHACGHDGHTATLLICAKVLMENRDQLKGTIVLIHQFAEELAPGGAIAMIKDGCLDGVDVIYGTHLWNPIPVGEVGYLGGPIMAAADRFEVTIQGKGGHGASPHETVDAVAVGSSVVQNLQHVVSRQVDPLKSAVVTTASFQAGGPFNVIADTAELIGTVRSFDEDVQDLVIEKMEQMIKGTCEAMGATYSFKYVKGYPAVVNDATETERFAEVAKAIHDPKKVVETAPVMGGEDFAYYLREVPGTFFFTGSGNPDVGADYPHHHPKFTFDEQAMLTAGKLLIQAALTYQE, from the coding sequence ATGAGTACATTATTTGATCGTTTAGAAACGTTATATCCCGAGATGGTGGATATTAGAAGAAAACTACATGCTGAACCAGAGCTTTCCTTCCATGAAGTTAACACGCCTGCATTCATTGCAGACTATTTAGAAGAGCTTGGAGTTGAAGTAAAACGGAATGTTGGAGGACGTGGAGTTGTTGGTTATATTAAAGGCGAACTGCCAGGGAAAACAGTTGCACTGAGAGCCGATTTTGATGCGCTTCCGATTCAAGAAGATACAGGGTTGGACTTTTCATCTAAAACTCCTGGTGTGATGCATGCTTGTGGACATGATGGACATACGGCTACTTTACTTATTTGTGCAAAGGTGTTAATGGAAAACCGTGATCAATTAAAGGGAACGATTGTGCTGATCCATCAATTCGCTGAAGAGTTAGCTCCAGGTGGGGCCATTGCAATGATTAAAGATGGTTGCTTAGATGGTGTTGATGTGATTTATGGTACGCATCTATGGAATCCGATTCCCGTAGGTGAAGTAGGATATCTTGGTGGCCCAATCATGGCAGCGGCCGACCGCTTTGAAGTAACGATTCAAGGAAAAGGTGGCCATGGTGCATCACCACATGAAACGGTGGACGCGGTGGCTGTTGGATCCTCAGTTGTTCAAAATCTACAACATGTTGTTAGCAGACAGGTTGACCCTCTAAAGTCTGCTGTTGTCACAACCGCTTCTTTCCAAGCTGGTGGGCCTTTTAATGTGATCGCGGATACAGCAGAATTAATTGGAACTGTAAGAAGTTTTGATGAAGATGTTCAAGATTTAGTCATTGAGAAGATGGAACAAATGATTAAAGGCACGTGTGAAGCGATGGGAGCAACGTATTCATTTAAATATGTGAAGGGCTATCCAGCAGTTGTGAATGATGCAACAGAAACTGAACGATTTGCAGAGGTGGCCAAAGCCATTCATGATCCCAAAAAGGTTGTGGAGACGGCACCTGTTATGGGCGGCGAAGACTTCGCTTATTATTTGCGTGAAGTACCTGGTACATTCTTCTTTACGGGTTCTGGAAATCCTGATGTTGGAGCGGATTATCCACACCATCATCCAAAATTCACTTTTGATGAACAAGCTATGCTAACAGCAGGAAAGTTACTAATTCAAGCAGCGCTTACGTACCAAGAATAG
- a CDS encoding metallophosphoesterase, translating into MGWFPFISAAGLLSIPVLKQMHATALRHRLIKQTIYMDRLPEAFNDSKLFFISDIHRRIVSPDLLKEVGTCDFVIIGGDLLEKGVSLEQVKSNLQALTACGPTYFVWGNNDVEVDEETFRSLLQEVGVTELMNEGVVVERENQRLFLAGGVEPLRKGLHQKLIEQAATYSCSFFVCHFPEAFKELPPDHPFSFLLSGHTHGGQIRFIGLSPAPKGYIKKVNDVIQLVSNGYGTSKLPLRLGALPETHLYTLKAGPTTIEHPTVYDV; encoded by the coding sequence GTGGGTTGGTTTCCTTTCATAAGCGCAGCCGGATTACTCTCCATTCCGGTCTTAAAACAGATGCACGCAACGGCGCTTAGACATCGATTGATCAAACAGACCATTTATATGGATCGCTTACCAGAAGCATTTAATGATAGTAAGCTGTTTTTTATATCAGACATTCATCGACGAATCGTATCTCCTGATTTGCTTAAAGAAGTAGGGACGTGTGATTTCGTTATTATAGGAGGAGACTTACTTGAGAAAGGAGTCTCCTTAGAACAAGTGAAATCAAATCTACAAGCGTTAACTGCATGTGGACCCACCTATTTTGTGTGGGGAAATAATGATGTTGAGGTAGATGAAGAGACGTTTCGGTCCTTGCTCCAAGAAGTTGGTGTAACTGAATTAATGAACGAAGGCGTTGTGGTTGAAAGAGAGAATCAACGTCTTTTTCTTGCAGGTGGAGTAGAACCATTACGTAAAGGTCTGCATCAAAAGTTAATTGAACAGGCAGCAACATACTCATGCTCATTTTTTGTCTGTCATTTTCCTGAAGCTTTTAAGGAATTACCACCGGATCATCCATTCTCATTTTTATTAAGTGGGCATACGCATGGTGGTCAAATTCGTTTCATTGGATTAAGTCCAGCTCCAAAAGGTTATATAAAAAAAGTAAATGATGTTATTCAGTTGGTTAGTAACGGATACGGTACAAGCAAGTTGCCTTTGCGCTTAGGTGCATTACCAGAGACGCATTTATATACTTTGAAGGCTGGACCGACTACAATTGAACATCCGACTGTTTATGACGTTTGA